A section of the Humulus lupulus chromosome 2, drHumLupu1.1, whole genome shotgun sequence genome encodes:
- the LOC133817945 gene encoding uncharacterized protein LOC133817945, translated as MASIWCHSLSLLPIYKSSSNPSLVRPFLAKFSKPNPFSRPLTKLWSSGTGATNPTTPSSSSTVPDEEEAHNFPTELSMSIDNLLSFFNINLGHWIGSFFQFDAGGKLLHKLDTKLAVSSYGEDELASLIQTLYIKQPPSTVSGYDDEVEWAEYKIKETNMFTVDKYQQIGYFPNEKAFSLRYQTAGMLETVLRQGVLGEDDIGEESPRNLKLPSRRPSIVCESCLYSLEKDMRARAFHVIDPKGVVEMLLIFLEERGEGLLHHPSISHTTDNTDRVSPFLGKWKGHSLTKRSGVYGATIAEADTVASLEMDDKGQLIQNMASTSAGGDVTTSVPWTGVMLNNLVIFEGGYQITLLPGGMYMGCPCDVSRSIAESKSFHLEFCWLESPCKRQRVVRTYDVEGLAVSSTYFYETKI; from the exons ATGGCTTCCATTTGGTGCCACTCACTATCACTCCTCCCCATATACAAATCATCATCAAATCCCAGCTTAGTCCGTCCCTTCCTCGCCAAATTTTCTAAGCCCAACCCATTTTCTAGACCTCTTACCAAACTATGGAGCTCCGGTACCGGTGCCACGAATCCAACGACGCCGTCGTCCTCTTCCACGGTCCCCGACGAAGAAGAAGCCCATAATTTTCCCACCGAGTTATCCATGAGTATCGATAATCTTCTCAGCTTCTTCAATATCAATTTGGGTCACTGGATTGGTTCTTTCTTT CAATTTGATGCtggtggaaaactattgcatAAATTGGATACTAAGCTTGCAGTTAGCTCTTATGGGGAGGATGAACTCGCCAGCCTTATTCAAAC ATTATACATTAAACAACCTCCATCAACAGTCTCTGGATATGATGATGAGGTGGAATGGGCAGAATACAAAATCAAAGAAACTAATATGTTTACTGTAGACAAATATCAACAG ATTGGCTACTTTCCCAATGAGAAAGCATTTTCTCTAAGGTACCAGACTGCTGGCATGTTAGAAACTGTGCTTCGACAAGGGGTTCTAGGGGAAGATGACATTGGCGAAGAATCACCAAG AAATCTGAAGCTTCCTTCCCGTCGCCCGTCCATAGTATGTGAAAGTTGTTTGTATTCACTGGAGAAAGACATGCGAGCAAGAGCATTCCATGTCATTGACCCAAAAGGTGTTGTAGAAATGCTTCTGATCTTCCTTGAGGAAAGAGGTGAAGGATTGCTCCACCATCCCTCAATTAGTCACACTACG GACAACACAGACAGGGTTTCACCATTTCTTGGCAAGTGGAAAGGTCATTCCTTAACAAAGCGGAGTGGTGTTTATGGAGCCACAATTGCTGAAGCTGACACGGTAGCATCACTTGAAATGGATGACAAGGGTCAACTTATTCAG AATATGGCTTCAACATCTGCTGGGGGCGATGTAACCACATCCGTGCCATGGACTGGCGTCATGTTGAACAATTTGGTTATCTTTGAGGGGGGTTACCAGATAACACTGTTGCCTGGCGGTATGTACATGGGGTGCCCTTGTGATGTGTCCAGGAGCATAGCAGAATCCAAGTCATTCCATTTGGAGTTCTGTTGGCTTGAATCGCCTTGTAAGAGACAGAGGGTAGTTCGCACTTATGATGTTGAAGGCTTGGCCGTTTCATCTACTTATTTTTATGAGACGAAAATTTGA